In a single window of the Acyrthosiphon pisum isolate AL4f chromosome X, pea_aphid_22Mar2018_4r6ur, whole genome shotgun sequence genome:
- the LOC103307946 gene encoding piggyBac transposable element-derived protein 4-like, with the protein MPELKNKLAVGDVQSAHTKNIMVLKWVDRREVFMLSTKFDSNLDDSGKFDRKGNLVKKPICVINYNQCMGSIDKTDMLLSSVECVRKTSKWYNKIFFHLIDLSILNAFSAFKTVTGQNMPHAIFQLEVIRQLLEKYGVNTVSPRGRPCTKDQPFRLSARHFPSDVKKLDSGKVQRRKCIVCTRNNKRKDTMYMYQECDVGL; encoded by the coding sequence ATGcccgaattaaaaaataaattagctgTTGGAGATGTACAAAGCGctcatacaaaaaatattatggttttgaaaTGGGTTGACAGAAGAGAGGTATTCATGTTATCTACCAAGTTTGATAGTAATCTGGATGACTCTGGCAAGTTTGATCGTAAAGGCAATCTTGTAAAAAAACCAAtttgtgtaattaattataatcaatgcatGGGTAGCATTGATAAGACAGATATGCTACTAAGTTCAGTAGAATGCGTTAGAAAAACCAGCAAAtggtacaacaaaatattttttcatctcattgatttaagcattttaaatgcATTCTCTGCTTTCAAAACAGTCACTGGACAGAATATGCCACATGCAATTTTCCAACTTGAAGTAATTCGACaactattagaaaaatatgGTGTAAATACAGTAAGCCCCAGAGGAAGACCATGTACAAAAGATCAACCATTTCGACTATCAGCTCGGCATTTTCCATCAGATGTGAAAAAATTAGATTCAGGAAAAGTACAAAGGAGAAAATGCATAGTTTGTACCAGAAACAACAAAAGAAAAGATACAATGTATATGTATCAAGAATGTGATGTCGGCCTGTGA